A window of the Gemmatimonas sp. genome harbors these coding sequences:
- the lpdA gene encoding dihydrolipoyl dehydrogenase → MALFDVIILGGGPAGYVCAIRCAQLGMQVAVIEREALGGTCVLWGCIPAKSLLESAGLAVKLGKAAEHGITIDGITLDFGPAMKRSRSISAQNSKGVEFLFKKYKVQWIRGEGVIEKAKKVSVTLADGKKETHEAKKAVVIATGSRVKGLPQAGLELDKNVVLSSDDVLVAEKAPASMVVVGAGAVGVEFADVFAAFGTKVTMVEVAPTILPIEDADCSAELAKAFKKRKIEVLTGAKLTSTKVTKTGATLVVEAGGSTHTLEVEKVLVAAGRAPNVEKIGLETVGIAKSERGFVKINAKFETNVAGYYAIGDVAGNQMLAHKGSREGHVLADLLGGEHPHLVNYNNIPSCTYCHPEVASIGLTEQACKDQKLDYKVGKFPFSANGRARTSGETDGFVKIIRDAKYGEILGAHIVGAHATEMIHELVVARENEFTVEEIDLAIHAHPTLSEAIGEAVLDSLGKMIHA, encoded by the coding sequence ATGGCTTTGTTCGACGTCATCATTCTTGGCGGCGGTCCCGCCGGCTACGTCTGCGCCATCCGCTGTGCCCAGCTGGGCATGCAGGTGGCCGTTATCGAACGTGAAGCACTCGGCGGCACCTGTGTGCTGTGGGGCTGCATTCCGGCCAAATCGCTGCTCGAAAGCGCCGGCCTCGCGGTAAAACTCGGCAAGGCGGCCGAACACGGCATCACCATCGACGGCATCACGCTCGACTTCGGTCCGGCGATGAAGCGCTCACGCAGCATCAGCGCTCAGAACTCCAAGGGCGTCGAGTTCCTGTTCAAGAAATACAAGGTGCAGTGGATCCGCGGTGAAGGCGTCATCGAGAAGGCCAAAAAGGTGAGCGTGACGCTGGCCGACGGAAAGAAGGAGACCCACGAGGCCAAGAAGGCCGTCGTGATCGCTACCGGATCACGCGTGAAGGGGCTGCCGCAGGCCGGTCTCGAACTCGACAAGAACGTCGTGCTGTCCAGCGATGATGTGCTCGTGGCGGAGAAGGCTCCGGCATCGATGGTGGTGGTGGGTGCTGGTGCGGTCGGCGTGGAGTTCGCCGATGTGTTCGCTGCCTTCGGTACGAAGGTCACGATGGTCGAAGTCGCCCCCACGATTCTTCCGATCGAAGACGCCGATTGCAGCGCTGAGCTGGCGAAGGCGTTCAAGAAGCGGAAGATCGAGGTGCTCACCGGCGCCAAGCTCACCAGCACCAAGGTCACCAAGACCGGCGCCACGCTAGTGGTCGAAGCGGGCGGCAGCACGCACACGCTGGAAGTCGAGAAGGTGCTCGTGGCGGCCGGTCGCGCGCCGAACGTCGAGAAGATCGGTCTCGAGACGGTCGGTATCGCGAAGTCGGAGCGCGGCTTCGTGAAGATCAACGCGAAGTTCGAGACCAACGTGGCAGGCTATTACGCCATCGGTGACGTCGCTGGCAATCAGATGCTGGCTCATAAGGGCTCACGCGAAGGGCACGTGCTGGCCGATCTGCTGGGCGGCGAGCATCCGCATCTCGTGAATTACAACAACATTCCGAGCTGCACCTACTGTCATCCGGAAGTCGCCAGCATCGGACTCACCGAGCAGGCATGCAAGGATCAGAAGCTCGATTACAAAGTGGGCAAGTTCCCGTTCTCGGCGAACGGCCGCGCGCGCACCAGCGGAGAGACCGACGGCTTCGTGAAGATCATTCGCGACGCCAAGTACGGTGAAATCCTCGGCGCGCACATTGTCGGCGCGCATGCGACCGAAATGATTCACGAGCTCGTGGTCGCCCGCGAAAACGAGTTCACGGTCGAAGAGATCGACCTCGCGATCCACGCCCATCCCACGCTCAGCGAAGCGATTGGCGAGGCGGTACTGGATTCGTTGGGCAAGATGATACACGCCTAG
- the lipB gene encoding lipoyl(octanoyl) transferase LipB gives MLLYCLDLGLTPYDAVWALQKRAALARSAGTLDQDLLILVQHPPVVTLGRSTKPGNLLVTPEYLALRGVELRDVERGGDVTIHEPGQLVAYPIIDLKRHKQDLHWYLRQVEESIIVALRAFGLETGRVAGLTGVWREDSAGRRKLASIGVHARDWVTWHGVALNVENDLSTFEHVVPCGIDEVQMSTVARECAAAGLVVPSFGEVSEAVAAGVASVFRLTPVRSTFQGIDAMI, from the coding sequence ATGCTGTTGTATTGCCTAGATCTCGGCCTCACCCCGTACGACGCTGTATGGGCGCTCCAAAAGCGCGCGGCGTTAGCGCGGAGCGCGGGCACGCTCGATCAAGACCTGCTCATTCTGGTGCAGCATCCTCCGGTGGTGACGCTGGGGCGGAGTACGAAGCCCGGCAATCTGTTGGTGACACCCGAGTATCTGGCCTTGCGCGGCGTGGAGCTGCGCGATGTCGAGCGCGGTGGCGACGTGACCATCCACGAGCCGGGGCAATTGGTGGCCTACCCCATCATTGATCTCAAGCGCCACAAACAGGACCTGCACTGGTACCTGCGTCAGGTCGAGGAGTCGATCATCGTAGCGCTCCGCGCCTTTGGCCTCGAGACGGGTCGCGTGGCAGGCCTTACCGGCGTCTGGCGCGAGGATTCCGCCGGGCGGCGAAAGCTGGCCAGTATCGGCGTGCACGCGCGTGACTGGGTCACCTGGCATGGGGTGGCACTCAACGTGGAGAACGATCTCTCCACCTTTGAGCACGTGGTACCGTGTGGCATCGACGAGGTGCAGATGAGCACCGTGGCGCGCGAATGTGCCGCCGCCGGTTTGGTGGTACCGTCGTTCGGCGAAGTATCGGAGGCCGTGGCCGCCGGTGTGGCGTCGGTGTTTAGGCTGACTCCCGTGCGATCCACGTTTCAGGGCATCGACGCGATGATCTGA